A region of Candidatus Poribacteria bacterium DNA encodes the following proteins:
- a CDS encoding aldo/keto reductase: MLTRSSPLPVRRLGRTELEVTCLGMGGAGVGRGDVTDDEAIEAVHRAIDLGINYLDTAPLYGESERRVGLALADGWREKIYLATKIGTHPEWRGDFSASGTRRSVENSLRLLGTDCLDVCLVHDPDSMDPVVAKDGAFDELQRMREEGLLKFIGLGVRQHEFHKIAIETGVVDVILTYLDYTLLSQTANDWLLPLAAENDIGIINGSPIAMGLLSGIEPDVSAERMHLGRSDAEKAHRLWEWATDNNLNVLNLAIQFCFRQPRIAMSLTGSKNAAEVKQNFAAATTPVPDDVWEQLQALL; the protein is encoded by the coding sequence ATGTTGACAAGATCATCCCCGTTGCCAGTGCGACGCTTAGGACGAACAGAATTAGAGGTTACATGCCTCGGCATGGGAGGCGCAGGCGTTGGTAGAGGTGATGTTACCGACGATGAAGCGATTGAAGCCGTTCACCGAGCCATCGACTTAGGGATAAACTATCTCGACACCGCACCGCTTTACGGTGAAAGCGAAAGACGGGTAGGGCTTGCACTCGCCGACGGCTGGCGTGAGAAGATTTACCTCGCCACGAAGATAGGAACACATCCTGAATGGCGCGGCGATTTTAGTGCATCAGGGACGCGTCGAAGCGTCGAAAATAGCCTACGTCTACTCGGCACCGATTGTCTCGATGTCTGCTTGGTGCATGACCCAGACAGCATGGACCCCGTTGTGGCAAAAGACGGGGCATTCGACGAACTCCAACGCATGCGCGAGGAAGGACTGCTTAAGTTTATCGGACTCGGGGTTCGACAACACGAATTTCACAAAATCGCCATCGAAACCGGTGTCGTTGATGTAATTCTAACGTATTTGGATTACACGCTCCTGAGTCAGACCGCAAACGATTGGTTGTTACCGCTTGCCGCTGAAAACGACATCGGGATTATCAACGGGAGCCCCATTGCGATGGGATTGCTTTCAGGGATTGAGCCAGATGTATCCGCCGAAAGGATGCACTTAGGGAGGTCTGATGCTGAAAAAGCACACCGACTCTGGGAGTGGGCAACCGACAACAATCTGAATGTCCTGAATCTCGCCATTCAATTCTGTTTCCGTCAACCTCGCATCGCGATGAGTCTGACGGGTTCTAAGAATGCCGCAGAAGTAAAGCAGAATTTCGCCGCCGCCACGACCCCCGTTCCCGACGATGTATGGGAACAGTTACAAGCACTGTTATAG
- a CDS encoding sugar phosphate isomerase/epimerase, with protein sequence MENIIACNLGSYRQFRDVAYTHLAEIGLTNVEIGVPASESVDALRAELDAHGLTATSLLGSCDVQSETVVSDFQTTLDIADQMGVKIIFVSVHAGEADINAVYDRLRAIGENAAPTGIKVCLETHPDMVHNGDIALKTMQAVNHPNICVNFDTGNVYYYNHNVTAVTEVQKVIEHVGAVHLKDTNGGYRTWNFPALGEGVVDFKAVFQTLNDAGFYGPFTMELEGIEGENLDAAGAKARVADSLQHLKDIRVI encoded by the coding sequence ATGGAAAATATTATTGCATGTAATTTGGGCAGCTACCGACAGTTTCGAGACGTGGCATACACCCACTTAGCAGAGATCGGTTTAACGAATGTGGAGATCGGTGTGCCTGCCTCTGAATCTGTTGATGCCCTCCGTGCGGAATTGGACGCGCACGGACTCACCGCCACAAGTCTGCTTGGCAGTTGTGACGTTCAATCTGAAACGGTCGTCTCAGATTTTCAGACGACGCTGGACATCGCTGATCAGATGGGTGTAAAGATTATTTTCGTCAGCGTGCACGCCGGTGAAGCAGATATCAACGCGGTCTATGATCGGCTTCGTGCCATCGGCGAAAACGCTGCCCCGACAGGCATTAAGGTCTGTCTGGAAACACATCCTGATATGGTGCATAATGGCGATATCGCACTTAAAACGATGCAAGCCGTGAATCATCCGAATATTTGCGTCAATTTCGACACGGGGAATGTTTACTACTACAACCACAATGTAACGGCTGTTACGGAAGTCCAGAAAGTCATTGAACACGTTGGTGCCGTCCACCTCAAGGATACAAACGGTGGCTATCGAACCTGGAATTTCCCAGCACTCGGGGAGGGCGTTGTCGATTTTAAAGCGGTATTTCAAACGTTGAACGACGCGGGTTTCTACGGGCCCTTCACGATGGAATTAGAAGGGATCGAGGGTGAAAACCTCGATGCGGCAGGTGCCAAGGCACGGGTGGCAGACTCGCTGCAACACTTGAAAGATATTCGCGTAATTTAA
- a CDS encoding RNA polymerase sigma factor, which produces MYRIAENVITDHFRKQKRDHALEPLHAIDSHRIQQTHPSPCRDLERAELRAQLREAIAELTPIRRRVFVLYYHDELPIKAIAARLNGSEGTIKSHLRNARLQLQEVLTPYLNSSDNLESV; this is translated from the coding sequence GTGTATCGTATCGCCGAGAATGTCATCACCGATCACTTCCGCAAGCAAAAGCGCGACCACGCCCTTGAACCCTTACATGCCATTGACTCTCACCGCATCCAACAGACACACCCCAGCCCGTGTCGAGACCTCGAACGCGCCGAACTTCGCGCGCAGCTCCGAGAAGCCATCGCCGAACTCACCCCCATCCGCCGCCGTGTCTTCGTGTTATATTACCATGACGAACTACCTATTAAAGCCATAGCCGCCCGTTTGAACGGTTCTGAAGGCACCATCAAAAGCCATCTCCGCAACGCACGCCTCCAACTCCAAGAAGTCTTGACCCCGTATCTGAACAGCTCTGACAATCTTGAATCCGTGTGA
- a CDS encoding cupin domain-containing protein, producing MDTNLCVIRLSEGERIGDALGKVLGTPDMTTIGAFAVSKENPTELHYHDFDEYWYFTEGTTTVTLRNADGQSESYRIGPGDLVVTPKGVEHGHTPDDVVKGVQWVSVIPPDARRGHLHRDF from the coding sequence ATGGATACGAATCTTTGTGTTATCCGACTGAGTGAGGGTGAGCGTATCGGTGATGCCCTCGGGAAAGTTTTAGGCACTCCAGACATGACGACGATTGGGGCTTTCGCTGTTTCCAAAGAAAACCCCACCGAACTTCACTATCACGATTTCGACGAGTACTGGTATTTCACAGAAGGCACGACGACAGTGACACTCCGAAACGCTGATGGACAGTCCGAATCTTATCGCATCGGTCCCGGGGATTTAGTTGTTACGCCAAAAGGTGTTGAGCACGGACATACCCCAGACGATGTCGTTAAAGGCGTGCAGTGGGTGAGTGTGATTCCCCCCGATGCTCGTCGTGGACATTTGCATCGAGATTTTTAA